AAACGCAATGCCTTATCTGTCAATATTCTTATGTGAAGATGTAATTGACGCGATAACACTGTATGTACGTCAAAAGTTCAAGATAACAAGTTCAATCAATTTGCATTTAATAAAGTGTGTTTTCTCAGTTCGCTTTATTTTCCCATTGCTGGAAGACTGTTAGAAAACTCGATTTAATAAATGTAAggtatgaatgaaattttgagagTAAAACAATATTGTCATCTCCAAATTTACATTAAATTCACTTTCTGACACAAAGTAAGCGAAGACATTTCAACTCACAGATGAGAATGTCCTCGATCATGGTAAATGCAGGCATTATACGTGTAAGACTTTCGGAGGTTTCCTTTtctataaataattgtaacatATTCTCAGCATTGTAATCACCGTAGATCATTATCAGGAACGTTATAACTTGCTAAATTATAATAgcgaaattataaaaagaaaagaaaaacagttaTAAACATTCGCCTTACAGGACTGCTTGACCAATTTTGACTAAGATAccagattttttataatagaCCATAAATTtagatataataatacgtTATACCTGCTTCTctcggataaaaatttatcaaagaaaaaaactaacaacGACTTcgtattattttgtaaatgtgaataaaaacagaaaaaacagAACCTGATTGAGGCATTGATCAAGTATAAAGTGATACGAATATACATCAACTTTTGAATTCTGTATTATTGAGGAGGAAATCATTCCTCGctgtattaaaaataattatagacGAATCCTTCACTataatcataaaaaatgaaaagtctgGCCATGTAGGAACAGATTACATGTTGAACTTTGTATACCATATTATTGCTActtattgtttataaattattatgtaaaTGTCGAAACAAGAATCCATTAATATGAcctttaatatattatattgttaaaATCTATAGCAAGTTCTTTCATTCCATTACCAAGCTCGTTTATCCCTATTTTATTACACCCAAGCCTTCTGTTAATGACCAACAAAAATTTACAGGACTCACTTTACTGAACTGGCCGACAATATACTTGAGGATTTCAGGAGGTGCGTCGCACAGTAACGGCTCCAAAGCTTCAATGTGCATGCATTTCTGTAACACTTGTTTCATTGTCCCTTTGCACTTGGCCCTTAGATCTTCCGAGCTTCTGGGTGCCATGTACAGCTGTGATACGTAATAAAATCTGATAGACATGTTCGAACATCATTCAGACTGTTTCATTGAACGGCGTACCTCTAATAACTTGCGAAACACATTAGCAACGGCCAAAGCCTTGGCATGCTCCGGAGTATGTTTCCCAATTTGACCGAGGGCCCAAGCTGTTATAGATAAAATGTGATCCTCAGTTTCTTCCTGAAGCACTATAGACAATTGGACAACACCCTGTAATTAAGGTTCTGAAAATTTAGGTACACCTGAAAAACTGTGAGGAAGATGAAGTTGTATAGGTTTTCACAATCCTATAACAAATTACTTTTGACCCAATAACAGCTATCGCCAACTGATCCGAATGTCCAGCAATGTAGCCCAGTGCCATGATTGCGGGCAATCTAGAATCTGATTTAGATGTGCCTACAAGTTCGACGAGCGCACCAATACCCCCAGTGTTGACGATTAGCTGTGCTAGCTGAAGAAATGAATTGAGTATGTAAATTCACACTAAAGTACATGAACAAACAGACCATTTGTCCTACTCTCACCTCAAGAGTATGTTTACACACATCTCTGGTAAGATTGGCTGCGGCTCTATCGACATTATCATCAGGGTGTGCCATGTGGACTAAAACATCTGGGAATACCTCCGCCTCGACAATGATTTCAGCCAATTCAATAGAATGCTTAGCGATACTGCCTAGAGCAGATAATACTTGCCTCTAAAGGAGATGAAAGATGTTAATCTAAAATAGTAACCATGTCAACAGTGTGCTTGCCATATTTGTTTCTTAGTTCAATTCGTGAGCTAACCTTTAGTTTAGGATCAGGATTAGAGATAGCTTTTGCTAAAAAAGGTACAGCTCCGGCGTCAACGACAATTTGAGCAAGTTCTTCAGAATGTTTGCTTATATCGCAGAGGGCAGATGCACTAATTTGTTTCAGACATAGTTCAGGCTCTTGTAGACATAGTACAAGAAGTGGAACAGCACCTAATTATTGAATTAGAATAAGGATGTACAAGGAGCTACACCTGTTAACTTTGCTCAATAATTTCTCAcgataatttaaaatcaactACCAGCATCTATAGCAGCCTGGGCTAAGCTCTTGTTGTGCCGTGCGACGTATCCCAGAGCCCATGCAGCTGCCTCTTTAACGCCTGGATCGAAGTCTTCCAGACAGATAACCATTGCCTCGAGTCCTCCTCCGTGAACAATGACAGAAGCCATTTCTGGGGAGTGTTTAGCTACGGCTCGCAAGACGAACAACGCagcttttttgaaaaatttctgtccaAGGCAAGTTTCTCCTTTAGTTCTGAGCAGCAAAAGATATACGCTAAGCCGAAGGAGCATGGCTGCATCCATTATGCTTACATTCTGTTTGTCGATGTTCCTAAGTAGCTGCGGCATGACATCTCGCCTGATAATTGCTTGTGCTACTCTATCATCGTGGTTGGCCAATCTGCCCAATGCAATAGCTGCTGTTTGCTGGATCGACGGTACAACGTCGGAAAGCAGTGGGCGCAGCAAATCCAACACACCGGCATTTTGCAAACAGTCGACGTTTTGAGGTCTCGAAGCTAAATCCGCCACAGTCTGAACAAAGCTGACGCGTGCCTTTTGGTACTGGTCGAAAACTGTTGGGAACCTAGTGAGATTAGCCGTTATGGGAACAAGGATGgttaatattcaattttccgaTCAATAAACCTTGTAAAATGACTCGGGCGGTCATGTTCCAGGCGTATTTGCCTTCTATACTAGATATATTTCCCACCAGATGCGGCTATTCTGTGTGAATGATATGGTGTAGGAACCGCGAACAGTAAAGATGTCACGCCGCGTCAGTTTTTATGTCCACCATTTAAATGTGGCTAAGATTTTACCGCTTTGCGAAAAGACGATCGTGTTCAATACTGTGTGAAGAACTATCGGAACCTCTAGTTCTACCTGGAGCGGTTTATCATATACCTAccagaagaaaatatattagaTGTGATGTCGCGAAAATATGCCACATCCGGAAGCAAAGGGGTGTATTGATGAgtgtaatttatatatttctccATGCATTTGCCACTTGCTTTCTTCTGATTAAGAACTATAATCGGGTTGTTACGGCCCTGATCGTATGTATTGTATGTAATACAAATGACTCTAACTGCACCCACTGATATCAGTGCTACTGacgcgaaaaaagtttttcggaaGAGGTTCTGAAATTCGTTCATATTCGGCCCAAGTGTAGTTCTAGAAGGTATGAATGTGATCACCCATTTCCTTTCACGTTTAGTTGTCACGCTATGGGATTTTAAAGAATTGACGTAATCGAAATACAGATTATTTGGAAGCAGTTTTTcgaattgaacaaatttctAATTATGAAATCAGattcgaaaattgatttttcttcttgtaaaaaaatggaagtaaatatttcagactgaaattttattaacttcgaccatttctttattcaacaaattttaaaaaatagctACAAGTACCCAGATAATATCCTGAAAGTTTTAAAATGGGATCTAAATTGGTTTAGGAGATATTTGAATTAAAGTACATACGTGTCGCACTACTGCATCTTTTCAATCATCCGCTTTTTTAATAAGcgggtaaaattgaaatattatttcgcCCTTTTTCAAACCGGTCAAAAAAGGTTACTTAAGGCCCGCTTAATAGGTCTGAAAAACGCAGAAATCTGTGACAAAAGAGTAATCTTGTACAattatatcgatatttttaataGCCATCTGTTACTGCTCTATAGACGATATTCGTCGTCAGAGGATTTTTCTGCATCCCCGCTTTGATTCCGTCATCACCATTTCAGGAACTGAAAAGTTGCGCGTCTTTATGCTATGACCGAAGGCCTTTTTGTAAAAGGAGtaagttttgtaaaaattatcaaaattataaaatgaaatcgtTTTCCCTTTGTTACAATGTTCCTTCATTTAGTTTAGAttagattattattaaaaaagattattattaaaaatatgcatGTAATTATGCAAAACTTCTCTTGAAATTTAAAGCATTTACGCCTACATAGGTGATACCACAGCAATTTCACTAAGTGTGCTCTTTTTTCGTGCAAACCAACCGACCGGCGACCTAAGCAATTAGCGCCAGGTACCACGCTTAGTGCGACACGTATGTACTTCAATTCAAATATCTCCTAAACTAATgtagatttcatttttaagcTTTCAGTGGATTATCTACATACTTGAGgctatttttgacattttttcttaagaaaaaaaatggtcgaagTTAGTAAAATTCCAGTTTAATATGTTTACTTCCGGttttttacaagaaaaaaaaatcaattctcgAATCTGATTTCATAATTGAAAAGTACAGTAAATTTCCTATGGAAACATCtttgttcaatattttattgtaaatttgttcaattcgaaaaattgttttcaaaaaatccgtATTTCAATTACGTCAATTCTTTACAAGCCCATAACTTGATAACTAAAtatcaaggaaaaaaatgggTGATcatattcacattttttagaaGTACAATTAGGCCAAATATGAACGACTTTCACAACCTCACAtgtttctcattgtcagtttcaTGTGAAATGCCCCCAAAGTGAAGTGGGCCTGCAACCTTTGAATttctaagaaaaatttaacgacaaaaaatttctccctcATTGCTCAAGGGCAAAGAGGCTTGTAAACTtacgttttttaaaaactgttGATGTGTAACATCTTACGATTAGCTCTTGGTATGTGCCAGAAAATGTGTAACCGgaagtagagagagagaaagcacGCTATTCAATTTACTATAATAAGATTCTCCGGTGCTATAGGTATGCAAAGTGAGGGGAAAGTATGGAAACCGTAGGAATATTGCAGggttcggtgaaaaaaaaattaataaggtAATTTTTAACAAGGGATTCaatggtaacttttgattTGACCTTGAACCTCATCTTCAAGATTTGGTTGAGATCAACTTGGATTTTTCGAATGGGAACCCCCATTTTTGGTGCCATAATCAGAAAGAGCGGGAAATTTGGAtgggggtcaaaacttggaagggtcaatatttcgaatgcccgatatatcgaaatttcaaaggaaatttcacgtttaaaTATGTGTTATGTGATgatgtattgtatatgtattatattatagtcAATAGAGAAGACAAAGTTCGAGCGGATAAGCGGATCCAGGGGGTAGTAGGCCTACACTCGTCGAAGAAGAGAGTTGATTTTAAATTGTGTAACCGACGTTTTGTGCTGTGTCTATACCAAAAATCCTGATCAGGTAATCAACGtgcataataaataaatggtgAGATTCGACCAAAAAGATATAAATTAAACAACACAGACTTATTCATTCTACGAATCGCGCTtccttcaaatttcttttattaagTCCACTTGACGCTTACATCATACATTTCCCGGTTCatgttcaattatttatgtattggTTTGGgtcatattttaatttatacactGTGCCGttgatttttatgtaattttcaGACTATCAGGTCTAGTTTGTTGACCTACGACGAGTAGTAAAACGTCAACTTTTTGttattgtattttcaatttttcttgacGTTGATcatgaaaagaataaataactgaataTGTCATTCGTCTCGTCATCTTAAACTCACTGGTATACTTTATTTATTGCTCTATTTTCTTCGGTCCTCTTTTCTTTACCggtaaatatcaaatttttgtattatatgaAATTAATATATCGAAATTGTTACAGTTAAGGTTTAGGGTCAACGTCACCTCGAtcaacgtaaaattttcggcccttTCCGATTCTCGTACCAAAATTGGGGTTtcccatttgaaaaattacagttGATCTCAAAATGACCTTGAAGATGAGGTTCAAGGTCAAATCAAAGGTCATCGTTGAATCTCTTGTTAACCGTGAGGTTCCAGGCCGTGCGCTTCTGCGCCTTACGTTTTAATACCCTCTTTATTGTCGTTAAAGAATTatccaatttatttttcctcggaTCAAAAGGTATTGGTCAGCTGACAATATCCCATATACGCTCTGGTGGCTATCAAGCACTCTTAGCGACCCTTGGCCTATTGCTTTAAATCTAGAGCCTTTGCAGACCTACCGTATCCTGAGGAAACGCTGATCTTACGCAGTAGATAAAGGTGCCGACGGGATGCTGGGTTCCTGTGAAGTATGTCCTTGAATCCGTGGCTATAACCAGCCTATGAGCTAGCCTTCTCTCCGATCTGCGTTATAGGGAATGGCAGTACCTGGCGGTGAGTGCCGTCGATTCGGGATGGCGTTGTTATTGGTTTCTCATAGATAGTAGTTTAGGTGTGTACGATTATTCCCATTCTGTTACTAATTGGTTAATATTGTTGTTGAATTTCAAGCTTAATTCTAAGCTATTACGTAGAGGTTCAATGTACTCAAGGAATATCTAATCTTAAGAATCGATTCCTTGTTACACAAATCGATTGCTTTAAACGCGAGTTGATCTAAATGTATTGACTACTAACTAAGTTAATTGCTAGGTGTAACtattctaaaaatttgacTTAAAGCATGTTATTCTATAGGATGTAAGAAATAATCCTTAAGATGGTATTCCTATCAGTAGTTAGTGCTACCTTCTGTAGGGACGTGCTCCGAGCtatgtttttttataactaAGTAATTTATCAATTGGTTTCTGGATTTATTATTGCGAGGGCATCGCCATATCAGATGTTGAACTGCTTTGGCTTCACCGCCGCATGTACAACGATCATCAGCCGAGATACCCATTCTTTTTAGtctctaaaaattttatacaactcTGCGTAGGAATATCCCTGGAAGTCCACTGTCATTTTGACAGTAGCTTCCCTGACAAGTGCGCTTGCCTTTCGGTTTTCTTCCATACCGCAGAGTGAGGGAACCCAGAGTATGTTGATGTTGCGGTTCGTGTGGCTAGATTCATGCACGGATTGTCGAATAAATGTGGCGTGTATGTCCATTCTGGCATCTATGTCTTCCTTTGATATACTGGACCCAACGCTAAAGGAGTCCAAGCTGATCAGAATATTTCCTGGCGGCTCCGCCAATTTGGCTGCGTGTAGTGCATGGGGGATTGCAATCAGTTCAATGCTAGCGATGTTGCGCTTCGAATCCACGGATATGGAGATGGCTATCTGGGAAAGGTCCTCGGAGAATACTCCGAAACCTCCTCTTTGTGTAGTGGGGTCAAACGAACCATCCAAGAATACAGTTTTGGAGTTTGAACATGTTATGCCTATAGTCTGTTGAAATGAACGAGGGTTCCCTGTGGGCAGTTTAAATTTGTGCTCTGAGTTGATGTCAACTAGCTGGCTCATAAATAGTGCTTGGTAATCTACTTAGTAAGTTTGTAGGGATGTCGTTGTTTCCAACCCAGTCAAAAGAGCTCTGTTCTGTTGCCATAACTGGTAAATCCTTGCATCCATGGATTctattttttggattttttgttgaCTTTTCAAAACCTGAATTCTGCTAAGTTTCTTCTTCAGCTCTTCTGGCGAGGTAGATCCTGTTCGTTTCGTCAAATCTGTCATCGAGTGTTGGTAACCAGCTCAAATGTAGCAAGATGTTTATTGAGATCGCATTTAAGCAGCCCAAGCAGGTTCTCATTGCTGCGCTTTGTATTACATTCAGTTTTTGCAATTTGCAAGAGTCGCTTATCAATAGGCTTGTCCATTTTTTAGTTGGCTTCACTTGCCCTTTAAACATGTGCACCCCATTCAAAGCGTGTAACTGACTTCAGAACGTTGAGGACCTTGGAAGCTTTGATCTTTGTGCATTGTGTATGGACCTTCCAATTCAGCTTAGCATCACACATTACTCCAAAATATTTCGCTTGGTATAGATTACTAACCCTATTGATTCCTATATGGAAGTGTGCCGAGTGGGATCTAATTGGGATTGGGACCATGAATTTGGTCGTCTTGAGGTAAGATACGATTAGGCAACGTCCTCGTCGTCCAACTTTCTCTCTAGCGACTAGAGATGGTCTTCGAGTGTTCTGGTGAGGATCGTTATACTCGAGCTGGAGCAGGAGATCTTAAGGTAGTCAGCAAAGGTGCAAAAAACTATATTTACTCCCGACTCAACATCAAGGTAACTTTTTTGACTTGAAAAGCGGGATGAAAGTGGCATATTTTTCTCGCTAATCTCGTTTTTCCCGCAAAATGTAAATATGATAGAATATGTTACAAATTGATGTGTAACGTCTTAGCTCTCGGTATGTGGCATTTGATGATGataacgatgacgatgacgataatgataatgattatgatgacaaaaaaaaaattttttaatttaaaagttCTCAAActcagccccccccccccccccccccggccgGTCGTGGACACAACTGATTGGGGAAACCCACATAAGTTTGGAACCAAGGCGTCACCTGTGTATCTCTTAATTTCAATAGTAGTTATTATTTGCTTCTGCAATAAACTGACCCATGCGTATTCAGATTTGTGTGTTGTGTTTTGGAGGCTCTGAGACTTTACCCATTGGGTGAGAGTATCCGTTGACTGAGTATCTAACTATATATTCTATATCAACTTATTCTATAGCCACTGTGGGAGTTTGCGATAGTTAGTGCTATTGAGGAAGTGAGAAAAAGGTTTGTTGGTTGGGTTACAAAACTCGAAGATCCACCTGTGGAGTCCTGCCGGGTCTCCGATCCCTGTGTGGGAACCTTACTGCCTGCAAATCTATCCTGCAATCACATTCGGAGTTCAGATATATATAGGTTTGAATCAGCTCGCTGCTCTGTTCCTCCGTTTATTGCACAAGGGTAAGGTGGCCGTCCCAGTCTTGTGTATccataacaataatttggcCGTCAATAGACCTGTGGCTAGAAAGCAGATCACTTCGACGAGTACAGGTGGGTAACCCGTGCGGTCAATTCAATATATCAGTTTGGTCAATCTCGGTTGTACACTATTTGTTTAACTTGACTCTATTAAAAGAGGAGACGTTCAGGTCTTTGAGGAGCTGTGCGTTCCATTGTCCATTCGTGTTCTTACTCCAGCGCTGCTGCTAGAGCTCCATTGGATCGGGACCACGCTCCGGCTGCCGCGTCTGCTCTGTCTGTTTTTCGGCTTCTCCCGAAAGTATACTTGCGTTTCTAAGCCAGACGGTCTATCGGGACAACCCGTGCAACCACCAGCACTGTGGATTCTGATACCGGTCTGTACAAACACGCAATGATCCTCAGCGCTCCTTGTCGTTGGATGGATACCACCCTCGTGCTGTACTTCCATAACGTCATTGCATCCGACCATATCTCGCCAGCGTAAAGCATAACCGATTAGGCTACAGACAACTTATAGGGATTGGGCCGTTGTCGTCAGTAGCCTTCACTTTTCCGGTTTCGGGCCAACCACCCCAGCCAACACAAATGGGCTCAATTAGCTTAGAATCATGGAGTAGTAGGAAGGAGACAACACTCTGTGATAAAACTTGTCCCCAGTTTTGAGGTAACGTCAGAAGAAGTGTCTGAATACGATTTGAGCGCCTCATgtagaaaaagtgaaatttcgctttaaaatgtaaaaaaagaagggcGTCGATCGTAACCTATAAGCCTCTGTGCTGTCAACATATCACGCAAATTCGTAAAATACGCATatcaatgtatgtatgtacatactacCTAAGTAAAaaccacggtcttacatacaggtctgggGACTCTAGTGGTGGGGGAAGTATGCTTACgctgcagtttttgtttttcagcgctACCGGTAGTTGGCACTAATGGTAAAGTAATGTTcgcaaacataacctcaaatttctcaaactttgcAAATGACGTGGTCGAAATGTTAcgtaaaaatagtgaaaatcgcATAAATCGTACatggttatttatttttaagaataaCGTGTGCCATTATCACTTCGTCATCGCACACCACTTATTGTTTGAGaagtttgaggttatgtttgcgAACATTACTTTACCATTAGTGCCAACTAGCGGTagcgctgaaaaacaaaaactgcagcGTAAGCGTACTTCCCCCACCACGCAAATTTCGATGAGTCcccagacctgtatgtaagaccgtggtgAAAACCGAGTAATTGCTTTTTCAACTTGAACCACGGGGGTGACACTTTCCCATACCGCTTATGTTAAACAAGTGACCCCCTTACTGTCGCCTACCGCTACGCAGCGCTGGGGGTATTGTGCCCGGCCGGCCCAGCCGCTGGCACGGCTACGACCGTTCCGACATAAAATGAAAGGTGGCGACATAACCTCGTACGGCCAAACGGCTCAAACGGTTCGGCGCCGAGGTTATGTCGCATCGCcactttctaaatttttccgaCGTAACTACGCTCAACAGCCGGGCGGGCCGGGCACAATACCCCCAGCGCTGCGTAGCGGACGGCGACACTAAGAGACCCACTCAAACTGGAAAGTGTCACCGGCGTGAACCGATAAGGTTGTAAAAAGCGGATCAGAAGATCATAGGGGGAAGGAGGGAGAGCGCAATCCAATAAGTCGATTATGAATGATACTTAACGTTGCCCCACAAACTGGACTTTTGAGCCCAGCGCTGCTCGAGTGTATCTTGTTCCTACTGCTCCGTGGCtccaaaaaaacatttctccgGGAACCAAGCTAATTTGCACCATATATGTTCCGATTGACGTGCAAACAAGGATTTCTTGGAACGCTACATGAGTAGAATGGTGCTTTCGGAAACGAATCAGTTCAAAGCGTatagattataaataaaactataTCTCATAGAAATTATAGAaaccaaataaaattaaatctttaaataaaatatgaaatactgaaaatgaaCTAAACACAGAGTGCATCGGCACTCGTGCTAACGGGATAAAACCACGgaggaaaatgaagaaaaggaAGGGAGTGATCTTCGCACGGTGCTTGGTGGGGTCGTGATTGATAAACAGTATTTTCACGATTTGTCGTTATGAATTCCATAGTTCGCGTTGGCAGAGCTTCCAAGCAAAGTTTTCGATGTAATCAATATCTACAATTGCAACGCGTAAGTCATTGCAAATCACGGGGCAGAgacgtatatacgtacaatttgaaaaaccgCAAGATACCGAAACCTTAACTGACATAACCTCCAAGTAAAGCTTGTCGTCTGCTATCAATATACGAATATGCGATGAACGTGAAATCGTTTATCAATTACCATTGCAAATGGGGAATACTCATGTGTGTTTAAGGCTCAAATGCATTATCTCTACCTCATCCTCCTATCTTTTGTATCGTTTTATTATGTGTAATAACAAGCGTTGACGATACTCTCTTGTTTTAGGTGACCTTCTCGTCCTCTGCGAAAGAAGCAGAACAGCCTAAAATACCAAggaacacattaaaaaatttattctctgccAACGAGCAACAGGATAATGGtaaaatatatgataaaaaacCTTTCAAAATGCGACTCGAAGCTGGAAAACATTATCACTGGTGTTTATGCGGCAAGAGTAAATCGCAGCCATTGTGCGATGGCACGCACAGGGATGTTTTTGTAAAGGTTAAGCAGAGACCAATTAGATTCATGGTCGACGAAACAAAAGAGTATTGGTTGTGTAATTGCAAACAAACATCAAATAGACCTTTTTGCGATGGATCGCATAAGAGACAAGAAATTCAAGATGCAGTCAGGTCTTAGTAGATACTTGCAAACAGTTTCTTGCTCACTTCTTTGGTCGTACATGAATTACAAATAACGGTTAGACTATAGTTGGATATTTTGCAGTTAAGGGTAAATGCGAATAAGTAAGATGCCTTACGATGAAATACATTCTGATCCTGTATCCAGGCTAGCAATAAATCATCCcacaaatattcaaaatgttaTTTGACTTTCTGTTCACTATTTCCAATTTATAATCACAGTTTTCTGCTATTCACAATGATGATGGTTGTTTCAAAAGTTGCGAATTTGCAAGAAATTAGTAATTcaattagatatttttttttatcatttattttattgatgaaCTTAGATATTCTTAAATGTCGCATTATTCTTGAAGTTGAGATATACAGACTATATGGACATTTTTAGTATTATTAATTTGCAATTCTGAATATAGTCTTCATTAAAAATGCTGAACATTACATTTGCTTATAATTGTCGTATG
The genomic region above belongs to Diprion similis isolate iyDipSimi1 chromosome 8, iyDipSimi1.1, whole genome shotgun sequence and contains:
- the LOC124408586 gene encoding CDGSH iron-sulfur domain-containing protein 3, mitochondrial, with translation MNSIVRVGRASKQSFRCNQYLQLQRVTFSSSAKEAEQPKIPRNTLKNLFSANEQQDNGKIYDKKPFKMRLEAGKHYHWCLCGKSKSQPLCDGTHRDVFVKVKQRPIRFMVDETKEYWLCNCKQTSNRPFCDGSHKRQEIQDAVRS
- the LOC124409706 gene encoding sperm-associated antigen 6-like, yielding MTARVILQVFDQYQKARVSFVQTVADLASRPQNVDCLQNAGVLDLLRPLLSDVVPSIQQTAAIALGRLANHDDRVAQAIIRRDVMPQLLRNIDKQNKFFKKAALFVLRAVAKHSPEMASVIVHGGGLEAMVICLEDFDPGVKEAAAWALGYVARHNKSLAQAAIDAGAVPLLVLCLQEPELCLKQISASALCDISKHSEELAQIVVDAGAVPFLAKAISNPDPKLKRQVLSALGSIAKHSIELAEIIVEAEVFPDVLVHMAHPDDNVDRAAANLTRDVCKHTLELAQLIVNTGGIGALVELVGTSKSDSRLPAIMALGYIAGHSDQLAIAVIGSKGVVQLSIVLQEETEDHILSITAWALGQIGKHTPEHAKALAVANVFRKLLELYMAPRSSEDLRAKCKGTMKQVLQKCMHIEALEPLLCDAPPEILKYIVGQFSKILPNDARARRMFVTTGGLKKVQEIQAEPGSMLLEYITIINCCFPEEIVRYYSPGYPDTLLEAVEQYQPKCPSVFTMDQKMSDEFTNSSMSLLQYNEERG